A genomic window from Anthonomus grandis grandis chromosome 4, icAntGran1.3, whole genome shotgun sequence includes:
- the LOC126735117 gene encoding leucine-rich repeat-containing protein 49 isoform X2 — translation MPTSSAAATDKKKSLRLTTQKSTDPNGTEPPPNAEKHLLKIAPALPPNNKRSLYVRSHSTLNAASIAKVQENSAYDCVALQPSPDGFLRVSRTQNEKEKHPDRISLDRRGLTHVPVIEGEPRLRLLSLQHNLIIDLETLCKQKFPTLVFLDVYDNQLEQIKALDSLENLRVLLMGKNRLKKIEGLEYLKKLEVLDLHGNQITTVAGLSSLAELKVLNLAGNQIRVVGVKDLQGLDSLQELNLRRNRLKKLLGCGDLNCLVKIFLSNNDLQSVDDISSIAKSPNIKEISIDGNPVFLAGDCVSFLVSYLPHLIRLNAMQVTEQVRKAAMAWRRNKENTNAAFMDLTSETTLNYRREEVISNARTNWELLRSQTKCLTNTVTAVDKSVKNLKPDSDFILTSLAKPTVKPTSKLVHQKSKSFIRIASKVPLLPDKKLGSNRTASQDTENSQNNSNTSSSANSNEFLKLPPILVPIINKLEKNDNMRDDGSLKHSGSLSSLGPNIDSSSSVASGSERAHSTTSNSTGNSDSSDSEREENPIQNCLESKTTEVEQTPTALPTVDKPVTPLEPKTDSNSTPEDTASNLSTNTSILSVPSTSESEKCSTKSSTNSSGCSRNIKSAVSGRPLPIKCNGRAATAKTKKAVPGSPAVPKDREQGGDYLIEICGRYLNVYGQGALRFIDKPWNVSKANDVTTIKFNYVNFNGVVGFLSKIKHRFPNADHFVFKETNIACLGQLNAISEVQGLIRLNIDQEGNPICEKPWESYAIYRLAHWGLKVINDKEISDDEIKQANQEYKSLSDLVLWSLPDILLQPLLVRLRIDVNHGVTEQNAKKWLLKADPELRSVVSKEALQWKKGSVTQEDMLMRQKAKQHISGLLEEMTNAMNKLKMLDEDWPQIMHEFVQNTLLDYSQLDMYMKQKLQELSK, via the exons ATGCCAACTAGTAGCGCCGCAGCTACC GATAAAAAGAAGAGCCTTAGGTTAACAACCCAAAAGAGTACCGACCCGAATGGCACCGAGCCACCCCCGAATGCGGAGAAGCATCTTCTAAAAATAGCCCCAGCATTACCCCCAAACAATAAAAGATCTCTATATGTACGGTCACATAGCACCTTAAATGCTGCCAGTATCGCCAAGGTTCAGGAGAACTCGGCATATGATTGCGTGGCGCTCCAGCCGAGTCCCGACGGCTTCCTACGAGTTTCACGGACACAAAACGAGAAAGAGAAGCACCCTGATAGGATTAGTTTAGATCGGAGAGGGTTAACACATGTTCCTGTTATTGAGGGAGAACCTAG GTTAAGATTATTATCATTACAACACAATTTGATAATAGATTTAGAAACGTTATGTAAACAGAAGTTCCCCACATTGGTTTTCTTAGATGTATATGATAATCAGCTAGAGCAGATTAAAGCTTTGGATAGTCTGGAAAATTTACGAGTGCTGCTCATGGGAAAAAATAG acttaaaaaaattgaggggCTAGAATATCTTAAGAAACTAGAGGTATTAGACCTTCATGGTAATCAAATCACCACTGTAGCAGGACTAAGCAGCCTGGCAGAACTGAAAGTGTTAAATTTAGCTGGTAACCAAATACGTGTAGTTGGTGTAAAAGACCTTCAGGGACTTGATTCGTTACAAGAATTGAATCTGAGAAGAAACAGATTAAAGAAATTACTTGGCTGTGGGGATCTGAATTGTttggtcaaaatatttttgagtaaCAATGATTTACAAAg TGTGGACGATATAAGCAGTATAGCCAAATCGCcgaatataaaagaaatttcaataGATGGCAATCCCGTATTTTTAGCGGGAGACTGCGTGTCGTTCCTAGTTTCTTATTTACCACATTTGATACGGCTAAATGCTATGCAAGTTACGGAACAG GTCAGGAAAGCGGCAATGGCTTGGCGGAGGAATAAAGAGAACACTAATGCAGCTTTTATGGATTTGACAAGTGAAACTACTTTAAATTATAGGAGAGAGGAGGTTATTTCAAATGCAAGGACCAATTGGGAACTTCTAAG ATCTCAAACTAAATGTCTTACCAATACAGTGACTGCTGTGGATAAATCAGTAAAAAATCTAAAGCCAGATTCTGATTTCATCCTCACATCTCTCGCAAAACCCACCGTAAAGCCTACGTCGAAATTGGTGcatcaaaaatcaaaatctttcATCAGGATAGCCTCAAAGGTTCCTTTGCTGCCAGATAAGAAGTTGGGGTCAAACAGGACGGCCTCCCAGGATACTGAAAATTCGCAGAATAATTCTAATACATCCAGTAGTGCGAATTCAAATGAGTTCCTAAAGTTGCCGCCCATCTTGGTTCCTATTATCAATAAATTGGAGAAAAATGACAATATGAGAGATGATG GATCTCTAAAACACTCGGGAAGCTTATCAAGTCTCGGACCAAATATTGACAGCTCTAGTTCAGTAGCAAGCGGTAGCGAACGTGCTCATTCAACCACCTCTAATAGCACTGGTAACTCCGATAGCTCAGACTCGGAACGTGAGGAAAACCCTATACAAAATTGCTTGGAATCTAAAACAACCGAAGTAGAACAAAC ACCAACAGCATTACCGACCGTTGACAAGCCAGTAACCCCATTAGAGCCTAAAACAGACTCAAACAGTACCCCAGAAGACACGGCGAGCAATCTGTCCACAAATACCTCCATCCTTAGTGTGCCAAGTACCTCTGAAAGCGAAAAATGCAGTACCAAATCTAGTACGAATAGTAGCGGGTGCTCTAGAAACATTAAAAGTGCTGTAAGCGGACGCCCTTTACCGATAAAGTGTAATGGTCGAGCGGCTACGGCCAAAACGAAAAAAGCCGTCCCTGGTTCTCCAGCGGTACCAAAGGACCGGGAACAGGGTGGGGATTACTTGATTGAAATTTGTGGCCGGTATCTGAACGTGTATGGTCAAGGAGCGTTGAGGTTTATCGATAAGCCTTGGAATGTTAGCAAAGCCAATGATGTCACCACTATTAAGTTTAACTATGTTAACTTTAATGGTGTGGTAggatttttgagtaaaattaaacatag GTTTCCCAATGCCGATCACTTCGTATTTAAAGAGACAAACATAGCATGCCTAGGTCAATTGAACGCTATCTCCGAAGTTCAGGGCCTAATACGACTAAATATAGACCAAGAAGGCAACCCAATATGCGAAAAACCGTGGGAAAGCTACGCTATCTACCGATTGGCGCATTGGGGCCTCAAAGTTATCAACGATAAAGAA ATTTCGGATGATGAAATCAAGCAAGCCAATCAAGAATACAAAAGTTTAAGTGATTTAGTCTTGTGGTCGCTTCCAGATATTTTGCTACAACCCTTATTGGTAAGACTACGGATAGACGTGAATCATGGAGTAACAGAGCAGAATGCAAAGAAGTGGTTGCTGAAGGCGGATCCTGAGCTGAGGAGTGTTGTTAGTAAAGAAGCGTTGCAGTGGAAGAAGGGCTCAGTGACACAG GAAGATATGTTAATGAGACAAAAAGCCAAACAACACATATCTGGCCTCCTAGAAGAAATGACAAATGcgatgaataaattaaaaatgctggATGAAGATTGGCCCCAAATAATGCACGAGTTTGTCCAAAATACCCTTCTGGATTACTCACAACTAGACATGTATATGAAGCAGAAATTACAAGaacttagtaaataa
- the LOC126735117 gene encoding leucine-rich repeat-containing protein 49 isoform X1, whose product MPTSSAAATVDKKKSLRLTTQKSTDPNGTEPPPNAEKHLLKIAPALPPNNKRSLYVRSHSTLNAASIAKVQENSAYDCVALQPSPDGFLRVSRTQNEKEKHPDRISLDRRGLTHVPVIEGEPRLRLLSLQHNLIIDLETLCKQKFPTLVFLDVYDNQLEQIKALDSLENLRVLLMGKNRLKKIEGLEYLKKLEVLDLHGNQITTVAGLSSLAELKVLNLAGNQIRVVGVKDLQGLDSLQELNLRRNRLKKLLGCGDLNCLVKIFLSNNDLQSVDDISSIAKSPNIKEISIDGNPVFLAGDCVSFLVSYLPHLIRLNAMQVTEQVRKAAMAWRRNKENTNAAFMDLTSETTLNYRREEVISNARTNWELLRSQTKCLTNTVTAVDKSVKNLKPDSDFILTSLAKPTVKPTSKLVHQKSKSFIRIASKVPLLPDKKLGSNRTASQDTENSQNNSNTSSSANSNEFLKLPPILVPIINKLEKNDNMRDDGSLKHSGSLSSLGPNIDSSSSVASGSERAHSTTSNSTGNSDSSDSEREENPIQNCLESKTTEVEQTPTALPTVDKPVTPLEPKTDSNSTPEDTASNLSTNTSILSVPSTSESEKCSTKSSTNSSGCSRNIKSAVSGRPLPIKCNGRAATAKTKKAVPGSPAVPKDREQGGDYLIEICGRYLNVYGQGALRFIDKPWNVSKANDVTTIKFNYVNFNGVVGFLSKIKHRFPNADHFVFKETNIACLGQLNAISEVQGLIRLNIDQEGNPICEKPWESYAIYRLAHWGLKVINDKEISDDEIKQANQEYKSLSDLVLWSLPDILLQPLLVRLRIDVNHGVTEQNAKKWLLKADPELRSVVSKEALQWKKGSVTQEDMLMRQKAKQHISGLLEEMTNAMNKLKMLDEDWPQIMHEFVQNTLLDYSQLDMYMKQKLQELSK is encoded by the exons ATGCCAACTAGTAGCGCCGCAGCTACCGTA GATAAAAAGAAGAGCCTTAGGTTAACAACCCAAAAGAGTACCGACCCGAATGGCACCGAGCCACCCCCGAATGCGGAGAAGCATCTTCTAAAAATAGCCCCAGCATTACCCCCAAACAATAAAAGATCTCTATATGTACGGTCACATAGCACCTTAAATGCTGCCAGTATCGCCAAGGTTCAGGAGAACTCGGCATATGATTGCGTGGCGCTCCAGCCGAGTCCCGACGGCTTCCTACGAGTTTCACGGACACAAAACGAGAAAGAGAAGCACCCTGATAGGATTAGTTTAGATCGGAGAGGGTTAACACATGTTCCTGTTATTGAGGGAGAACCTAG GTTAAGATTATTATCATTACAACACAATTTGATAATAGATTTAGAAACGTTATGTAAACAGAAGTTCCCCACATTGGTTTTCTTAGATGTATATGATAATCAGCTAGAGCAGATTAAAGCTTTGGATAGTCTGGAAAATTTACGAGTGCTGCTCATGGGAAAAAATAG acttaaaaaaattgaggggCTAGAATATCTTAAGAAACTAGAGGTATTAGACCTTCATGGTAATCAAATCACCACTGTAGCAGGACTAAGCAGCCTGGCAGAACTGAAAGTGTTAAATTTAGCTGGTAACCAAATACGTGTAGTTGGTGTAAAAGACCTTCAGGGACTTGATTCGTTACAAGAATTGAATCTGAGAAGAAACAGATTAAAGAAATTACTTGGCTGTGGGGATCTGAATTGTttggtcaaaatatttttgagtaaCAATGATTTACAAAg TGTGGACGATATAAGCAGTATAGCCAAATCGCcgaatataaaagaaatttcaataGATGGCAATCCCGTATTTTTAGCGGGAGACTGCGTGTCGTTCCTAGTTTCTTATTTACCACATTTGATACGGCTAAATGCTATGCAAGTTACGGAACAG GTCAGGAAAGCGGCAATGGCTTGGCGGAGGAATAAAGAGAACACTAATGCAGCTTTTATGGATTTGACAAGTGAAACTACTTTAAATTATAGGAGAGAGGAGGTTATTTCAAATGCAAGGACCAATTGGGAACTTCTAAG ATCTCAAACTAAATGTCTTACCAATACAGTGACTGCTGTGGATAAATCAGTAAAAAATCTAAAGCCAGATTCTGATTTCATCCTCACATCTCTCGCAAAACCCACCGTAAAGCCTACGTCGAAATTGGTGcatcaaaaatcaaaatctttcATCAGGATAGCCTCAAAGGTTCCTTTGCTGCCAGATAAGAAGTTGGGGTCAAACAGGACGGCCTCCCAGGATACTGAAAATTCGCAGAATAATTCTAATACATCCAGTAGTGCGAATTCAAATGAGTTCCTAAAGTTGCCGCCCATCTTGGTTCCTATTATCAATAAATTGGAGAAAAATGACAATATGAGAGATGATG GATCTCTAAAACACTCGGGAAGCTTATCAAGTCTCGGACCAAATATTGACAGCTCTAGTTCAGTAGCAAGCGGTAGCGAACGTGCTCATTCAACCACCTCTAATAGCACTGGTAACTCCGATAGCTCAGACTCGGAACGTGAGGAAAACCCTATACAAAATTGCTTGGAATCTAAAACAACCGAAGTAGAACAAAC ACCAACAGCATTACCGACCGTTGACAAGCCAGTAACCCCATTAGAGCCTAAAACAGACTCAAACAGTACCCCAGAAGACACGGCGAGCAATCTGTCCACAAATACCTCCATCCTTAGTGTGCCAAGTACCTCTGAAAGCGAAAAATGCAGTACCAAATCTAGTACGAATAGTAGCGGGTGCTCTAGAAACATTAAAAGTGCTGTAAGCGGACGCCCTTTACCGATAAAGTGTAATGGTCGAGCGGCTACGGCCAAAACGAAAAAAGCCGTCCCTGGTTCTCCAGCGGTACCAAAGGACCGGGAACAGGGTGGGGATTACTTGATTGAAATTTGTGGCCGGTATCTGAACGTGTATGGTCAAGGAGCGTTGAGGTTTATCGATAAGCCTTGGAATGTTAGCAAAGCCAATGATGTCACCACTATTAAGTTTAACTATGTTAACTTTAATGGTGTGGTAggatttttgagtaaaattaaacatag GTTTCCCAATGCCGATCACTTCGTATTTAAAGAGACAAACATAGCATGCCTAGGTCAATTGAACGCTATCTCCGAAGTTCAGGGCCTAATACGACTAAATATAGACCAAGAAGGCAACCCAATATGCGAAAAACCGTGGGAAAGCTACGCTATCTACCGATTGGCGCATTGGGGCCTCAAAGTTATCAACGATAAAGAA ATTTCGGATGATGAAATCAAGCAAGCCAATCAAGAATACAAAAGTTTAAGTGATTTAGTCTTGTGGTCGCTTCCAGATATTTTGCTACAACCCTTATTGGTAAGACTACGGATAGACGTGAATCATGGAGTAACAGAGCAGAATGCAAAGAAGTGGTTGCTGAAGGCGGATCCTGAGCTGAGGAGTGTTGTTAGTAAAGAAGCGTTGCAGTGGAAGAAGGGCTCAGTGACACAG GAAGATATGTTAATGAGACAAAAAGCCAAACAACACATATCTGGCCTCCTAGAAGAAATGACAAATGcgatgaataaattaaaaatgctggATGAAGATTGGCCCCAAATAATGCACGAGTTTGTCCAAAATACCCTTCTGGATTACTCACAACTAGACATGTATATGAAGCAGAAATTACAAGaacttagtaaataa
- the LOC126735242 gene encoding 39S ribosomal protein L54, mitochondrial has translation MNFSSFYNLAPLKRCLVLSFELNFPRNNYAKANASSVSMLGMKKKKVGKSGPIAEKKVLPVETDPEKLVNYCCGANIFKTGEEIKLAPHSEYPSWLWEIRTGPPPPLEEMDPNSKAYWRRIRKMGIKKHNELLKLKKF, from the exons atgaatttttcatcattttataACTTAGCACCGCTAAAGAGATGCCTCGTCTTAAGTTTCGAGTTAAATTTCCCGAGAAATAACTACGCTAAAGCCAACGCTAGCA GTGTTAGTATGTTGGGTatgaaaaagaagaaagttGGTAAGTCAGGGCCTATAGCAGAGAAGAAAGTCCTACCAGTGGAAACTGATCCAGAAAAACTAGTAAATTATTGTTGTGgggccaatatatttaaaacaggaGAGGAAATCAAGTTAGCCCCCCATAGTGAGTACCCAAGTTGGTTGTGGGAGATCAGAACAGGTCCTCCACCTCCCTTGGAAGAAATGGATCCTAACTCAAAAGCTTATTGGAGAAGGATAAGAAAAATGGGgattaaaaaacataatgaaTTACTTAAGCTCAAAAAGTTTTAG